Proteins encoded in a region of the Armatimonadota bacterium genome:
- a CDS encoding nucleotidyltransferase family protein: MSARIPIDRERLAAFCRRHHIRRLALFGSVLRDDFGPDSDVDVLVEFAPGHVPGFAFISMQTELSEILGRKVDLNTPGFLSPYFRDEVLQAAEVQHAQA, from the coding sequence ATGAGCGCACGTATCCCCATAGACCGTGAACGCCTTGCTGCGTTCTGCCGCCGACATCACATACGTCGCTTGGCGTTGTTCGGGTCGGTGCTGCGCGATGACTTCGGGCCGGACAGCGATGTGGATGTGCTGGTGGAGTTCGCGCCGGGGCACGTGCCGGGGTTTGCCTTCATCTCCATGCAGACGGAACTGTCGGAGATCCTGGGCCGCAAGGTTGATCTGAACACGCCGGGGTTTCTGAGCCCGTACTTCCGGGACGAGGTGCTGCAAGCGGCAGAGGTGCAGCATGCCCAGGCGTGA